The Magnolia sinica isolate HGM2019 chromosome 3, MsV1, whole genome shotgun sequence genome includes the window TCATCTCACAAAAACCCTTACCCTTAGAGAGAACACTTGTAATAATACATGCCCTAATAATGGATTAGGCTTAAATGGCCCGATTTGTGCAACTCTATGCATAATAAGTCCGATCGGACTAAAAATAACCTTTGGTTAGACCGAAATGACCCAATTTTGTTTTTCGATTGAATCGAAAACAACCATAACTTCACAGCGAGCAACCTGAGAATCCACCAATTTTCGGTATAATCAAAATTGGGGTTTCAGTCGAGCCGAATCAGGACATCTCTGCACAACAGATTGACAGAATCCAAGGCATCTTGCATAATAATCTTCACATCGACTTGCATTCTTTCGAGTCACCCTGAAGACCTCTCATGCAACCTCCACCTTGAGCGTAAACTGCTTCATGCATTCTTCACTTAGAATGCAACTCCATCTGCATCCTTATAAAGGGTGCTCAATCTCATCAATGGTTGACGAGATTGATTAAGCTCAACCAATGCTTGAACTTCTATATGGTCACCAGCTTTATCAAAATGTCTACGACATTCTCGTCTGTATGAATCTTCTGAAATAAAATCTCTCTTGAAGTAATGAGCTCCCGTATCTTGTAAAACCTTACATCGATATACTTGATTCGCGTGTGATACACATGATTCAATGACAAATGAATAACATTCTAACTATCGCAATATAACCGAATCACCCCTTTCTTTAACTCAAGTTCTCTTATCAAACATTTCAAATATAATGCCTCCTTTAACACATTCATCGCAACCATGAATTTCGCCTCGGTTGTAGACAAGTCTATTGTAGATTGTAGCATAGATCTCCAACATACCAATTCACCtgctaatgtgaaaacatatctcATAGTGAATCTCATGTTGTCCTAATCTCTtgcataatctgaatccacataacctacAACTCCTCCTAAAGCGTCATGTCCCCTGAACATGATCCTAGTGTCATCTGTGCACCCGAGATACGTGAGAATTCACTTAAGAGCATTCTAATGCTCTTTCCTTCGATTTACTATATATCTGCTAATCACACTGACTGCCTGTGAGATATCTAGACTCATGCAAACCATTGCATACACGAGACTCCCTGCTACACTCGTATACTACATCCGTgacatttttgaaaattttccttctGTACTTAGAAATGACTTGGCTAACAATTTAAAGTGATCTGCTAGAGGTGTGTTAATTGGCTAAGCACCTTTCATGTAAAACCTCTCTAGGACCTTTTGCACATAACTCTTTTGAGAAAGCCGTAGCTTTCCGAACTTTATGTCCATATGTATCTCATCTGGGATCTTCTTCACAACACATAAATCCTTTATATCAAACTCCATGTTTAACAAAAACTTAATCAAGTATATCTCCTTCTTATCCTTTGTgaaaatcaacatatcatcaatgtaaAATATCAATAAAATATAATACTCGTTCTCAAGCACCCTGTAATATTCGCAACAATCGTACTCACACCTGTTATACCCAATCTCCACAATATAAGAATTGAACTGCTTGTACCACTACCTCGAaaactgcttcagcccatacaATGACTTCTTCCACCTACACATGTGGCCTTTCTTATCAAGCTCCTCGAATCTTTCTGGCCGCGTCATGTAAATTGCTTCTTCCAAATTCTCATGAATGAATGTTGTCTTTACATCAAGTTGTTTCAAATTTAAATTGGATTTCACTACCATATCCAGTAACACCTTAATTGAAATATGTTTCACGACTGGAAAGAAAACCTCATTGTAATCTATTTCTTCCCTCTATAAGAACCCCTTTGTTATGAGCCACGCCTTATACTTTTTGTCCTCTTTCCCTTTTAatgcttccttttttttcttataGAATCATTTACACCCAATAGCCCTCTGACCTTTTGGAAGTTCTATCACTCCCATGTGTGATTCCTATGTAGATATTCCCTCTCCTCTACCATGGATGACATCCACCTGTCGTCATCTTTTTCAGATTTTGCCTCTTGAAAGGTGGATAGATCTTCACTCTCCCTATAAATAAAGCAAAAGAGATCGTGTCCTCAAACTGAGGCTTTAATGGTTCTTTTCTCCTTATTCCTGGCTATACTTACCTACGTATCATGTTGATTATTTTTGTTCAATTTCTTGTACCTATTGAATTTCACCTTCAATAGCCAGCTCAACTGACTCCACCTGCACCGACAATATCTCAGTCGCATCATGTTTTTTCAACTTCCCTGCAACGTCTTTGTTGGCCTTCAACATTGATGTCTCATCAAAGGTGACATCGCTGGTAATGACCATCTTTTGCAAGTCAGCATCTCAAGGTTTATAGCCCTTAACACATTTCTCGTACCCAATAAAGATGTACTCCTAAATTTGATATCCAACTTCAACCTTTGTCCACTCTGCACGTCTATGTATGTTGAACACCCGAAGATCCTCATCCGTGAGTTTTAAGCCTTAGCTCTTCTCATGGATGACCACatgaacaccatggtgggccctacaacttTGTGTTGGGTTAGCTCCCTTAAAATTCACCCCCAAAAACTATGTCAAAAGAAAAAGACCAAAACCTTGGAAAAAGTAATCCTCCATGGTAATTTGTCTACTTTGAACAGGTaattttcatgtcttttttagtaatttttttcttatcCGAAACATAGAGGTGTGTAGCTGCAATGTCACTGTGCCACAAAATATGAATGTGGAAATCAGATGCATACTTAGCATCGAAGCAAACACATATATTTTTTAGATTTGCTAATGCTAAGCTAACACAAAAATATTCacaaatttataatattttttaggTTTGCTAACGCTAAGCCCACGCGGTATAACCTTCCCATCTACACATGCCAGAGCAGGTGCCAATTTATACACGATGCAATATCTTAGcagtccattaggtggggccacgcCTTCTTAGATGAGCTATTTAAAAATCAAGCGGATTTACGCATTAGGTGCGGGCCCAGACTGGAACGTAGCAAACGCTTCTTTCCGTTTTTTACTCATGAGGTGTGGCATCAGTGTACAAAAATTGGAcgacctatcaaatacttgtttCAACATTTTTTTTCCTCAGAAATTTGAGTTGAGGAATGCTGTAAAAAGAAAACGGTGGCTGCATAGAAGTTCTATGGAGTTCCCTCGTCAGGGTACATGTGGTACATGtctgatggttgagattgttgatctagtgggccacatgggaTGTGCTAAAATTCGTATTCAATACACTACTCCCAATGGATGCGGACTGCACGTAGCACCTGTCAGGAGGAATATACCCAGAGCAGGACCTGGCCAAAGCTCtgtagggcctactgtgatgtatctgttttatccatgccgtctactaATTTTGTCTGctaattttaaagcatgagtccaaaaatgaggcaggctCCAAGCTGGAGTGGACCACACGCTGCAAGAAACAGTGAAAATAATGACGCCCACTgttataagatcacacagacgagatgaatggaaaatacaaatatcagcttggtccaaaacttctatagcccttgAAAAAGTTTTAATGATAGGAGTCCAATCtctactgtttcgtgtggtgtggtccatttgagcttaagTTTACCTCATTTTACCTAAAATAagccaacaaatggatggatggcttggataaaatacatgtattaaAATGGGCCCATGGAGCTTAGGCCACATTTTGCTTCAGGGATTTTCCTCTAGCTGGACGCGGCATGCGATCCCCGTCAAGAGTGCGGACAGGTCCTCcctgacgcggattgcgtcctacccggccACTCTCTATCCccaaacgggcagttctgtgggcgggcccaccgtgatgtatttgtttatacAATGCGGTCCATCTCTTTTCTTAGGTAATTTTAAcgtatgaaaataaaaatgagtcgGATCTAACGGTCAAttacaccacagatgactcttgcatttaatgcaactgacgtTTAATACTCTgtccatttaatgcaaccaagcttattatttggtttgATCCACTCGAGCcttgatctgccttatttttgttttcttaagtttttttttttaaaaaaaaaggatggatggtggggataaacagatacatcatggtggccccgaCTACAAAACTGCCCCCACGGGGCAATCCGCGTCTGCTGCAAccgtttgtttttattttttaggccCGTTGTTAAATGGCCCATCAAGCAGAGCATGACGCCAAAACAACAGTCTtcatcaccacatattttattatGTTAAATGGCCCGTCAAGCAGAGCATAACGCTAAAACAATAGTCTtcatcaccacatattttattatgctcacatgcatgtacaagtcagctaatgcatcCCCCATCACATATGCCAGCTTGGCAAAACAGCTGCAATCAAAGCCATCCATTAGAACCTAATCTATCCCAAGAATCAAATCGATCAGCCAGTCAGATGTGGCCTCACTTAATTGAGTAAATGTACGGTTGCGACAAAATCAGCCGCTGTtaacttatttctaatatcactGCAATCCTGATGAATGAACCTCTTTTACCTTTGGTCAGTATCATCCACACACTGGACTTCACcctatggatggcttagatatttcACCTATCTACCGCGTTGGCATGCGTAATGGCGTGTGATGTAGTTGACTGCACACGTGCTCGTATATAGATGAAAACAATATTCTTGCATGCATACGAGATACAGTATTAtgtgattattgttattattattattattagtattatttttaTGTATTTAAGAAAGTTTAATGCTTTATAAATATTCTCCGAAAACTGTGTTTTTCAACGTGAGATAACTTTTGCACTCGAAAGTGTGAAAAGAATCGATAAGTTTTCCGAGTATCAACCAAATTCTTCCTCTATTTTATATGCCCttaccatgtgaggcccaccttgacgaatgtgtttcatatccacgctgtTTATCTGTTTTTCAACTCATTCAAGGATATTATCAAAAACTTAAAAGACGCAATATCTgtgaccacaccactagaaaaggTAGTGAATAACCGTTACAAACTTTTTTGAATCGAACTAATTTTCATACTTCCCCTTCAGGTAACTTTAGTTGACTTTATCAATGGGTTTAATGACAAGcatttaatcatcactgtttcttgcagtgtggttcacctgagatttggatgtgcttaatatTTGGTAAAGTGTCCTAAATTGGGCTATAAAAACAGATAGACCAACAAAATCTTCCTAGATAGAAATCCATAGGCTTTATTTGTTCGCCGCTTAAAATAATTtattctcattttagttaataataattatgtattagatattATAACTTATTTATGAGTTATCAAATTTATTTTAATCTTTACCAAAGTCCATAATGCATAATTATTGCAAGATACTCTCCACGGTTTGTATAAAGgaaagacgagagagagagagagacagatcaTCACTGTTTGTGCATGGAATCCAACCTTACCAGAAGGGTTTTCCCACCATAAAAGTGGAAGAGCCCAAAAATTAAAGCTAATTCAACTACCATGTGAACCACCACGTGATTTTAAAAGTTCTTTTCCCGTGAATGCCCATTACGTTATGCAGCTTGGCCTATGTAATGATTGCATAGATATGATTTGGAGGCATCTGATTATCATGATTGGGTTCCCTTGGTACACAACCCAGGAACCCCACATAAAAAGTTACATTTTCATGCAAGTGATAAATTTCCACCCGCGTTAAACATGTCAATAACCTTTACACACAGGGAAATAAGAGCTGCGGTAAAAAGCTTTTTCTACAAACACTTGCAGGGTATCCGGTGACTACATAATGATTGTTCGAAATCAATTTTAAGTAACGACCAAAGAATACTTTTATATGTGATCCAATTGCTGATGTTGGGGCCGccaataaaaatcaaaattttgaataggcctgccCCCTCAAGCCGGCATGAACAGTTTAAAATCCGAGCAGAAGGTAAACCCAGACCCAGTCCGTTGACAGCGTGTTTAGGTGAAGGGCAGTCAGAGATACATCCAGGAATGGTATATTCTCCTTTGAATCAAACTAAGGGAGGTTAGAACAGCATGCATAATCTTGTCCCAGACTTGGCATTTTCTCCTTGAGCAATACCGTCTGAAACTACCTCGTCCAGCATTCAAATGACGATCATACCCTTGCCACTCGTTCCATGCTGCGCGAAGACGAATGTATATACACGGAACGCTCAGTGTATACTACTAGAATTCGTTTTGTTCCTGTCGCGACTGAGAATCACCAAAATCTGTCGCCCATttgggcccacatgctaagaTGATCTGACGACTTGAGTCGTCCATATTTCTGGTACCATAATAGCCAAGCAGCCTGTTTATTATCATGGTCCTGTGATGATCCCGCCATCTGATTTCTGAAGAAGAATATGGCTCGTTTAAAAACTTCTtcttaatgttctaaaatgatctagacaTATTATGGTCAAGATGTGTTCAGCGAACACATCTTAATTTCTTAAGAGGGCCCATGACTTGGGTGGTTCTGGtggttcggtaatccagaccattggtcggTTGAATTCCAGCAtgaatggatggaccatgcccccaaAGCCCTCCCTACTAATTGGGACTCTCACCGACCACTCCTGGAAGACCCATCATGGTCTACCAAAGTTGTCAACTTCGACAATTGAGGCCCCTAATGGGTAATCCTGACCATTGGTGTGTTGCATTCCACCATGAATGGACTATGAATATAAAAATATCCCTAATTGGAGTATTCCAACAACCACTCTTGGAATGTTTTAGTGTTGAATATCAACCACTGTTCCTAAGGTTAGGATCTTCAAATCCTGTAGAGTTTCAAGTAAACCCCCATCAACTGTCTATCTCATCGTAGGAACAGTTTGGATTACTCAACCATGGCCACACGTTCACAAAATCATCATGCGTGCCGCCAAACTCTACACTTGcaggaccctataattcctccGGTGAAAATCAGCAGAGGGGCATTCTCGTAATCTcatgaaattggaaatttttgcCGTGGGTTGAACGGAATCACTAGAAACTTTGAAATCTGAGGCTTTTCCCAAAAGCTTGAATTGGCCTATTGCATATGGCCTATATAAGCTTTTTCGCTCGACCGCcgtaaaggggaaaaaaaatcaaaagaaaaataacaagAATCTATACCCGCGAAGAAATGCGTTATTCTCTTCCTCCCCTCCATTTCCTCCTATTGCTTGGAGCATTaggagggtgggccacaccaacaaccGCTAAGACTCTCAGAATTGGCGTCCCAGCGAAATCTCAATACCCAAAGTATGTGACCGTAAAATGCAACTGGACTTCAAACGATACATGTTTCAGCGGCCATTCTATCGACATCTTCCGGTTGGTTTGGAAGAACTTAAACAACAACATAGACTACGAGTTCATTCCTTTCGAAGGCCCCTACGACACTATGGTCGAGCAAGTCTATCACAAGGTCAGTTCACTGGAGTAGTCTCCACAACTCAGCTCTTATTTTATCAGAAATGATCACATGCAGCAGCTGTGTTGTAAGTCCTTTTCCACAGATGTATCACATATGTAGAACATCAATAGGTAGCCAGCCCAATAGTGATTATCATTGTGCAGCCTACCTTTTGTGCAGACACATCACTATAATAATTTAGACTTTTTGCGGCAAGTCAATTCGTCGCAAAAAACCTCGAActtgtcacaaaagtttttttATGACGAGTGTTGCACGTTGCCAAATTTGTTGTAAATACAACATTAAATAAGTTAATTATTTACGACGACCTAATAGCTTATCGCAAAATATAGTTAATTAGCGATCACCATTACATATTATAAAACGTCGCTAAATAAGATATTATCATTTCACAGTACCAGTAAGCTCACAGAGGTTTCTAAATATGTTTTCCGCTCCAGTGCGGCAGTTTTCTAGCATGGCAACGTCCCAGATGCGAACCATGAACTGGTCAGGACTGGTCTATTCAAATTTGGGATTTTGCTCAGTTTGGGGGCTGTTTAGTTTTCCCACCTTCTGCTGGATATTAAAATGTTTGAGCTTTTAGCTCTCAGGTAGAGGTAAAAACATTGCGAAATTCAGCTGATACTATTGCAGTAACGGCGTAATTCTTAGTATTCATGATGAGAAGGTACCCCACAAATTATAGTTATGTTTTATCCGACTTGAAATAGATTGAGATTCAGAGCCCAGGCGCTCAATTTGGTTGCTTCCTTTTCATGAGATAAATTGTAATTCAAATAGATAtcgcatccaaacgcacccaaaatagatcaaataattaaaaaccaatcaaTTTTCTCAATCCAGCTGCTCATTTGTTGTACTTTGCCAGTTTATTTTGCACTGATGAAGGTACCATTCTAAAATATTCCCTCCTTTAAGAAGATTCTAATACTtgctttggattttttttctctgGGTCAAAGACATTCGATGCAGTCGTGGGCGATACATCGATAGTGGCCAAACGATGTCAGTTAGTAGAATTCTCCCGTCCTTACACGGAAACAGGATCAAGAATGGTGGTGCTTGAGaagcaagaagaaggaaaagcTTGGATCTTTGTAGAGCCCTTCACAAAAACACTGTGGGCCTTAACAGGGGCCATTTTCTTGTACAATGGCATAATCGTGTGGTATATGGAGAGGGCGGACGATGAAGAAGAGCGCTCCTATTTCAATCATATTGGCAGCTTGATCTGGCTTTCCTTCACCACCCTTTTTCCCATTAATGGTAAGTAGGAATTGAGAGAATGATTTAGTCAATAGCAGGGCCCACGTGAATCTGAGCCTCATCCGAAATCTAATAAATGGACCTGAAGAATTGCATCTGGACCCATTAAAATCCAGTCAGATCTAAGTATCCGTGGGTCCAGCCACCAGTCCACAGGGCACCAATTTTTTAAATAAGCCGCCtgaaaaatcatcatcatgtacccatggtgaggtccacctgggTTTTTAATTGCAATGATGGTAAAATGAGAAGGCATACCTGATGGATGGTAAAGGTGCACACGGAATCAGTGGAACCGGTAATGGGACTGGAATCGGCCAGACTGCACAGTTTGGTCTGGTTCTGAAGTGGACCGGTTCCGGTTTTAgtttcaaaaattaaataaacGGATAGTTTGATTCTGTTCTCGGTTTGGGGTTCCATAGAACCGAAGTAAACCCTGAACCGGATCATAGAACCGAACCTTGGATCCGAACCTGGAAACGGACCTTTCGGTcaattaaatttttaatttttaatttttttaaaaacataaaatgttaaaaattaagaaaaaaaaaccataatcttCCTTTATTCTGCCCCCTCTTCCGTggcctctctctgtctctcaagaACTGTGCAATTGGACTATATTATTAAAAAACCATGCAATGGGCTGCattataaaaacaaaccatgcaactggatttgattataaaaagcccaacaCCGTAAATCGGAACTGAACTGGTTTTTTACAGTCTGGTTCCGAttcagttctagggtgcaaacAGTCCGGTTTTGATTCTGGTTCTGGTTTTCCTGGAGCtgggtttcaccccaaaactggAACGAACCAAACCGTGTGCGCGGCtaacggatggagtggatgtcgcaCCTAGAACACGGTGGGCTCCAGAAAAGTTGGTTGTTTTACCCCCACGTACAAGTGTTGCAGAGGATTGCGGTCCCTCTTTCATGGCCCTTCCTATACAGAAGCCGAAGGAAGGACAGTGGTCCGTGACACGGTTCTAaaactcattgagtcaactcggacTCTGGAGACTCAACTCCACTCAGTTGAGTTTCCACACTgtttttggtgggccctaccatataaTCCAAATCCCAAATTGATCTTTTTCTTTTGTACCAGGAGAGAGACTGCGAAGCAATTTATCTAGAATGGCAATGGTGGTGTGGCTGTTCGTGGCACTGATCTTGACTCAGAGCTACACGGCTAGCCTCACCTCAATGCTCACTGTCCAGCGACTCAGACCGAGTGTGGTGGATGCCGACTCGTTATTAAAGGGCAGAGAAAAGGTGGGGTGCGACGTTGGGTCTTTCATGTCAAAGTACTTAGAAGAGGTGGTGGGCTTTGGCGCGGGATGCGTGGACACGTTCAAGTCGGATGAGTACGCACAGGcactttcaaatgggaccatcAAAGCTGCATTCCTTGAAATCCCATCCATTCAACTCTTCCTTGATGAGAATCCCAAGGGTTACACCGTCACTGGGCCCACCTACGAAATTGGAGGATTCGCCTTTGTAAGTGTACTGCTCCCTCGTGTGAGATGGACCAGGctggcacacgtgtgtgagatctggaccattcatcagttgGGAAGCACTGTGATCTTGTGCCCCCTTACAGAAATCAGGCTTgttcattcatcaagtaggcAACACGTGTGTGTTGGATATGGGCTCTTGacgtttattttttctttctaccgtCCATATTTCtcatacaggtgtggcccacgcGATAAGTGGACCAATCTGATTCATGGGTCAGGGCATGCTTACTGTGCAACTCACcgtaaatgcccaccattgatatcttactggggcccaccgtgatgtttatatgccatctaaccccTTCATAAGGTGATCATTCCAaccaggatgaaaggaaaacataatatTATTCTCTTCCAAATCTTTTGTGGACCTCAATAACAGTAGTGGGCGTTCAGTcctcactgtttcttttggtgtggctcaGTTGAGTCTTTGATacggttcaattttgggctctcATCGCGTAGCATTttggtgaaactgatggacggagtggattctgcatggacatcacggtggggcccacagggcttTGTGTCGCAGGAAACTCACACCAGTCAGATGGCCAGGATGATCCCTTCAGTaaaattttggatattttttccCATACATGATGGTTTCCaagatttggatgatttggatggggCCCATGGATCAGGACTTGCCTGCATCGCTCTTAACTAGCTAGCCGCTTAAACATGAGATCTTAGCTTGTGGGCCCACATTGGCCTGATTCAAGCACGCCTACCCACGAGCCTCATCGGGCCGGGGCCCAAACAGCCCAAATagctagagaaaggaaagaatatATAATCAACTTAGTTTTCATTGAACTTACTTCAGGTCTTCTCAAAAGGTTCAAAACTTGCGGAGGAAGTCTCCGACGAGGAAAGGAAAGAATAGTTAACTTAGTTTTCATTGAACTTACTTCAGGTCTTCCCAAAAGGTTCGAAACTTGCGGAGGAAGTCTCCGACGAGATTCTAAGACTGCGGGAAAACGGTACGCTGCGGAGACTCCAAGAGAATTTAGTTTCTTCTAAAAAAGGTTCGAGTATTGAGCCGGACCATAATGAGAATGCCAGGCTCGGGTTAGATGGCTTTTGGGGACTATTCGTGATCACAGGCAGCATGTCAACGTTGGCTCTTGTTCTATTCCTCGTGGGCCGACTCCGCAATCAGCAGCGCAGTTGTTACCCTCGGATCCGATCGGTGGGCCAGAATGTGGGGCCGATATTCAGGACCAACAGGATCCACAACAATGATGATC containing:
- the LOC131239147 gene encoding glutamate receptor 2.5-like is translated as MRYSLPPLHFLLLLGALGGWATPTTAKTLRIGVPAKSQYPKYVTVKCNWTSNDTCFSGHSIDIFRLVWKNLNNNIDYEFIPFEGPYDTMVEQVYHKTFDAVVGDTSIVAKRCQLVEFSRPYTETGSRMVVLEKQEEGKAWIFVEPFTKTLWALTGAIFLYNGIIVWYMERADDEEERSYFNHIGSLIWLSFTTLFPINGERLRSNLSRMAMVVWLFVALILTQSYTASLTSMLTVQRLRPSVVDADSLLKGREKVGCDVGSFMSKYLEEVVGFGAGCVDTFKSDEYAQALSNGTIKAAFLEIPSIQLFLDENPKGYTVTGPTYEIGGFAFVFPKGSKLAEEVSDEILRLRENGTLRRLQENLVSSKKGSSIEPDHNENARLGLDGFWGLFVITGSMSTLALVLFLVGRLRNQQRSCYPRIRSVGQNVGPIFRTNRIHNNDDQGPRSAVVEVPSFKRCNTV